One segment of Nostoc piscinale CENA21 DNA contains the following:
- a CDS encoding family 10 glycosylhydrolase: protein MQQKKKEPSGCGCLNIPISVIIVFLAGGYWWFSQQKNLDFSKLLPKNEKINIPILNSTPTAASKAVPIVSSIPIPTASINPFTTVSPTENPKTSIALTPWEKKAIRGIYLTRYQATNNADEQTIRQRVRYYKTQGINTIIQGVWGNGCTMYNSKVMQQTLGYKSCPNQFQEQWLNWLIDEAHKQGMQVHAYFEKGIKLDKNSPIFDLAVAKKWIVPGIDKTYSGIDHYVLDVDIPEVGSLFKDILVEFVKTYPNIDAVQWDDYLGYYAELPGKVDRTANLTKFVQQMTSSMKKANPAVSFDICHHNPYWAKKYFAADWEKWGVDRAFIQAYNDDNFAEELNYAQKYDGVAITDYQLSRLKELINTPNIKSILIFPFSGNPEQTASSLKKAI, encoded by the coding sequence ATGCAGCAGAAGAAAAAAGAGCCAAGTGGATGTGGATGCTTAAATATTCCTATCTCTGTAATTATAGTCTTCTTAGCTGGTGGTTACTGGTGGTTTAGCCAGCAGAAAAATTTAGATTTCAGCAAATTATTACCTAAAAATGAAAAAATAAATATTCCTATTTTGAATTCTACTCCAACTGCTGCCTCAAAAGCAGTCCCAATTGTTTCTTCAATTCCTATTCCAACTGCTTCTATAAATCCCTTTACAACTGTTTCTCCAACAGAAAATCCAAAAACATCAATAGCTCTAACGCCTTGGGAGAAAAAAGCAATTAGAGGAATTTATTTAACTCGCTACCAAGCGACCAACAATGCTGATGAACAAACGATTCGTCAAAGAGTCCGCTACTATAAAACTCAAGGAATTAATACTATTATTCAAGGTGTTTGGGGAAATGGTTGTACAATGTACAACAGCAAAGTTATGCAGCAAACTTTAGGCTATAAAAGTTGTCCAAACCAATTTCAAGAACAATGGTTGAATTGGTTGATTGATGAAGCACATAAACAAGGAATGCAGGTTCACGCTTACTTTGAAAAAGGAATTAAACTAGATAAAAATAGTCCAATTTTTGATTTAGCAGTTGCTAAAAAATGGATTGTTCCGGGAATAGATAAAACTTACTCTGGTATTGACCATTATGTATTAGATGTAGATATTCCTGAAGTTGGCAGTCTATTTAAAGATATCTTAGTTGAATTTGTGAAAACATACCCAAACATTGATGCAGTGCAATGGGATGATTATTTAGGCTATTATGCAGAACTACCAGGGAAAGTTGATCGCACTGCTAATTTAACTAAGTTTGTGCAGCAAATGACAAGCTCAATGAAAAAAGCTAATCCTGCGGTAAGTTTTGATATTTGTCATCATAATCCTTATTGGGCTAAAAAATATTTTGCGGCTGACTGGGAAAAATGGGGTGTAGACCGCGCATTTATTCAAGCTTATAATGATGATAACTTTGCTGAAGAATTAAATTATGCTCAAAAATATGACGGGGTTGCAATTACAGATTATCAACTGAGTCGTTTGAAAGAATTAATCAATACTCCAAACATCAAAAGTATCTTAATTTTTCCGTTTTCAGGAAATCCAGAACAAACAGCTTCTAGCTTGAAAAAAGCAATTTAA
- a CDS encoding CHAT domain-containing protein, translating to MPDKPPIHKRIPAAKKEVLTNLVTKFRNDVTNPSSSRKRYLASGKKIYDFLIMPLASELQTQGINNLIFCLGGGLRTVPLAATSDGKTFLIEKYSLTIIPAFGLLDFQLKNITKTQVLAMGASKFQNLEPLPAVPLELSNIVNNNWKGKSLLNQNFTLKNLKKERAKYPFGIVHLATHAEFAQGSVDKSYIQFWDKKIRLDELKTLGLNNPPVQLLVLSACRTALGDPQAELGFAGLAVQSGAKAALASLWEVSDGGTLALMLQFYDKLKTNPIKSEALRQAQIDMLKERVSLEDNPRIRGAASSELHGLDELDEDELSHPYYWAGFTLIGNPW from the coding sequence TTGCCAGATAAACCACCGATTCATAAACGTATCCCCGCAGCAAAAAAAGAGGTATTGACTAACTTAGTTACAAAATTCCGCAATGATGTTACTAATCCCAGTTCTTCGCGCAAGCGATATCTGGCTTCTGGTAAAAAAATATATGACTTCCTAATTATGCCCTTGGCATCTGAATTACAAACACAAGGTATTAATAATCTGATATTTTGTTTAGGAGGTGGTTTACGGACTGTGCCTTTAGCAGCAACTTCTGATGGCAAAACATTTTTAATTGAGAAGTATAGTTTAACAATTATCCCGGCTTTCGGTCTTTTAGATTTTCAACTGAAAAATATTACAAAAACCCAGGTTTTAGCAATGGGAGCATCGAAATTTCAAAACCTGGAACCTTTACCTGCCGTTCCCTTAGAGTTATCTAATATTGTTAATAATAACTGGAAAGGTAAGTCTTTATTAAACCAAAACTTCACTCTCAAAAACCTCAAGAAAGAACGTGCTAAGTATCCCTTTGGAATAGTACATTTAGCTACCCATGCTGAATTTGCTCAGGGTTCTGTTGATAAATCTTATATCCAGTTTTGGGATAAAAAAATTCGCTTAGATGAACTGAAAACTTTAGGACTCAATAACCCTCCAGTGCAGTTATTAGTATTAAGTGCTTGTCGTACTGCGTTGGGTGATCCTCAAGCTGAATTGGGGTTTGCTGGGTTAGCTGTACAGTCAGGCGCAAAAGCCGCTTTAGCCAGTCTTTGGGAGGTGAGTGATGGCGGAACATTGGCTTTGATGCTGCAATTTTACGACAAACTAAAAACTAATCCAATTAAGTCAGAAGCACTACGACAAGCTCAAATTGATATGCTCAAAGAGCGTGTTAGTTTGGAAGATAATCCCCGCATTCGTGGTGCTGCTTCTTCAGAGTTACATGGGTTGGATGAGCTTGATGAAGATGAATTATCTCATCCTTATTATTGGGCTGGATTTACATTGATTGGCAATCCTTGGTAG
- a CDS encoding P-loop NTPase fold protein produces the protein MSNTSFWKSAYQLFKPEEPLTTPEDLKVFYVQRENSPVDKLVSLLEMEDDPAKFLLAGHRGGGKTTELRRLEQKLADTYTVVWIDTQTSLDRYNIGYAEVVVLIGLQIAQAIESNWLFKKDKLLDALLDSLKSVIYEDKGSQNEGLGVPEFIEKAGIILKRGLTREVTKTLNVRPVLSQIITRVNNIIEAAEKEQKQKLLIVVDGLDRHDQVTALEMFSSPLLIELNCHIIYAIPISLRYSPSFRQPMEAFQKCLDLNNPPVFESDANLCPTSNPDQKGREILINVINKRLDTLGDSHKGLFNPDALELICEKSGGVMRDLVRLARTACEIGLRNKLSFVDLATAQDAVREVRREYNLSDYHYPELDLIHRTGKLTTKTHSLPKKGDFIICDELLQNKLVLGYYNSMQESWFDINPILIEDLERWQVANNNT, from the coding sequence ATGAGCAATACCAGTTTTTGGAAATCTGCTTACCAATTATTTAAACCAGAAGAACCTTTAACTACACCGGAAGATTTAAAAGTTTTTTATGTTCAGAGAGAAAATAGCCCAGTAGATAAGCTTGTTAGCTTGCTAGAAATGGAAGATGATCCAGCCAAATTTTTATTAGCCGGTCATAGAGGTGGAGGTAAAACTACTGAACTGCGAAGATTAGAACAAAAATTAGCTGACACGTACACAGTTGTTTGGATTGATACGCAAACATCCCTAGACAGATATAACATAGGCTATGCAGAAGTTGTAGTTTTGATTGGCTTACAAATTGCTCAGGCTATTGAATCTAATTGGCTATTTAAAAAAGATAAATTATTAGATGCTCTTTTAGACAGCTTAAAAAGCGTAATTTACGAAGATAAGGGAAGCCAAAATGAAGGTTTGGGAGTGCCAGAATTTATAGAAAAGGCAGGTATAATTCTCAAACGTGGTTTAACAAGAGAAGTGACAAAAACACTTAATGTCCGTCCTGTGTTGAGTCAAATTATCACTAGGGTTAATAATATTATTGAAGCTGCGGAAAAAGAACAGAAACAAAAGTTACTGATTGTTGTTGATGGATTAGATAGGCACGATCAAGTAACAGCACTGGAAATGTTTTCTAGTCCTCTGTTGATAGAATTAAATTGTCATATTATCTATGCTATTCCTATCTCTCTGCGATATTCTCCGAGTTTTCGCCAGCCAATGGAAGCATTTCAAAAATGTTTGGATTTAAATAATCCACCTGTTTTTGAATCTGATGCTAATTTGTGTCCAACTAGCAATCCTGATCAAAAAGGTCGAGAGATTTTGATTAATGTGATTAATAAACGTTTGGATACTTTAGGCGATAGTCACAAAGGCTTATTTAACCCTGATGCACTGGAATTAATTTGTGAAAAAAGTGGCGGAGTAATGCGAGATTTAGTCAGGTTAGCGCGTACCGCCTGTGAAATTGGGTTACGGAATAAATTGAGTTTTGTAGATTTAGCTACTGCACAAGACGCAGTACGTGAAGTACGGCGGGAATATAATTTAAGCGATTACCACTATCCTGAATTAGATTTAATTCATCGCACAGGTAAACTCACCACTAAAACCCATAGTTTGCCAAAAAAGGGTGATTTTATTATTTGTGACGAACTTTTGCAAAATAAATTAGTTTTGGGGTATTACAACTCAATGCAAGAGTCTTGGTTTGATATTAATCCGATTTTAATTGAGGATTTAGAACGTTGGCAGGTTGCGAATAACAATACTTAA